In Candidatus Zixiibacteriota bacterium, a genomic segment contains:
- a CDS encoding Ig-like domain-containing protein produces MLKRGYISFSFLMLLVLVSFLLTSCGKEDEATNPIGDTTPPTIISTSPANNATNVPIDAEIHVIFSEAIDTSTISFSTINISPAINGTFGQNGDTITLTPAVQLSYSTQYSIAITTAVSDISGNKLVSNYIWSFQTETDPATLPPIVISTDPAGGETEVPVNAQISATFSKEIDITTLTPSSFTIDNGFGETISYSNKTATLSSRANKEYSQTYTATITTAVADTFGINLASDYIWSFTTEPNPLIPVVSIIWPFDETILGDTVTIQVAASHPVGVTKVEFYIDGAHIADDMSIPFEYFWDLSSFPIASEHTIVAWAHEATGLVGISDTVTVNYLWRELASDNNDFWRSDLRRVFARSTDTMLELRYECWESWFDPYDTIPDDTTLDLGIFFDVDQNAFTGDTDFTNIPLNDIGAEYRVIIGLHGNEALASWNPQSSTWNVIYDPTGFAYLNLPPDTNILEFGILWSDLGNPTAVNIVSINVFFRDFVPLYADWIPDQGSGFITIRKENQFVGEGYKAAILNHNRQRMIKPALPLNPFGNK; encoded by the coding sequence ATGTTGAAGCGTGGATATATATCATTTTCATTTCTTATGTTGTTGGTACTTGTGTCATTTTTGCTAACGTCATGCGGCAAAGAAGATGAAGCGACCAATCCAATCGGCGACACGACGCCCCCGACAATAATATCAACTTCTCCGGCGAATAACGCGACCAACGTCCCCATTGACGCCGAAATACATGTAATATTTTCTGAGGCTATTGATACCTCGACTATTTCTTTTTCTACGATCAATATATCTCCCGCAATTAATGGCACCTTTGGACAAAATGGCGACACCATAACCCTGACTCCAGCCGTTCAATTATCCTACTCGACCCAATATTCGATTGCAATAACAACGGCCGTATCAGACATATCAGGGAATAAATTGGTCTCGAATTATATCTGGTCATTCCAAACCGAAACCGATCCCGCGACTCTGCCTCCGATAGTTATCTCAACCGATCCCGCCGGTGGAGAAACAGAAGTTCCCGTCAATGCACAAATTTCCGCGACGTTTTCCAAAGAAATTGATATTACAACTTTGACACCTTCATCTTTTACTATTGACAATGGATTTGGCGAAACGATTTCCTATTCGAATAAAACGGCGACGCTCTCATCCCGCGCAAATAAGGAATACAGTCAAACGTACACCGCGACAATCACGACCGCTGTTGCCGACACCTTCGGAATAAATCTGGCAAGCGATTATATTTGGTCGTTCACTACCGAACCTAATCCATTGATTCCGGTAGTATCAATTATCTGGCCGTTTGATGAAACTATCCTCGGGGATACAGTAACCATTCAGGTCGCCGCTTCGCATCCCGTCGGAGTAACCAAAGTCGAGTTTTATATTGATGGCGCTCATATTGCCGATGATATGTCCATTCCATTTGAATATTTCTGGGATTTGTCGAGTTTTCCGATCGCGAGTGAGCATACTATCGTCGCCTGGGCGCATGAAGCGACCGGTTTGGTTGGAATATCCGATACGGTTACGGTCAATTATCTCTGGCGGGAATTGGCATCGGACAACAATGATTTCTGGCGCAGTGATTTGAGACGGGTATTTGCCCGAAGTACCGATACGATGCTGGAACTGCGCTATGAATGCTGGGAATCATGGTTTGACCCGTATGATACCATTCCCGATGATACCACTCTTGATCTGGGAATATTTTTTGATGTTGATCAGAACGCTTTCACAGGAGATACTGATTTCACCAACATTCCCCTCAATGATATCGGCGCGGAATATCGCGTCATTATCGGATTGCACGGAAATGAAGCTCTTGCTTCCTGGAATCCTCAAAGCAGTACCTGGAATGTAATCTACGACCCGACCGGATTTGCTTATTTGAATTTACCGCCCGATACGAATATCCTCGAATTCGGGATCTTGTGGAGTGATTTGGGTAATCCAACGGCAGTCAATATCGTCAGCATCAATGTCTTTTTCCGGGATTTTGTACCCCTCTATGCCGACTGGATACCCGACCAGGGCAGCGGTTTTATTACCATAAGAAAAGAAAATCAGTTTGTTGGTGAAGGATATAAGGCCGCTATTCTCAATCATAACCGCCAACGGATGATAAAGCCAGCTCTTCCCCTCAATCCTTTCGGCAATAAATAG
- a CDS encoding bacteriophage holin: MKLNVKAFALTCGIIWGLGLFFITWWVMIFEGQAGNILPIGIVYRGYCVTVAGSFIGLAWGLVDGLIGGAIFAWLYNTLAEKCGKKTEAAI, encoded by the coding sequence ATGAAATTAAACGTAAAAGCGTTCGCACTGACGTGCGGGATTATTTGGGGATTGGGATTATTTTTTATCACCTGGTGGGTGATGATTTTTGAAGGACAGGCCGGGAATATTCTGCCCATCGGGATTGTCTATCGCGGGTATTGTGTCACTGTCGCCGGTAGTTTTATCGGATTGGCGTGGGGACTGGTTGATGGCCTTATCGGCGGAGCGATATTTGCATGGCTGTATAATACACTCGCAGAGAAGTGTGGGAAGAAAACCGAAGCAGCGATTTAA
- a CDS encoding class I SAM-dependent methyltransferase encodes MDSITIPGSRMTNIYHSHPECDDNKLPGLILEFGVLNGFSIRQLAKKYPNSRIYGFDSFGGNEVEWCGYKMGEMRGRPEHLPDNVEIIAGRIENTLPVFLDNYSGDINFAHFDVDTYDISKFILSQIKDRLTVGSIILFDEYWKYRDCDAGEFTAFSEFQNENPEMLFSQVMDKRHYIDRRLSRFEQKDYLRIAFKFWRIPGLIFNRIKRKNPSQAFRLSAYDTQTYQRALPDNRKFGKLIIKNQRSEACS; translated from the coding sequence ATGGATAGTATAACAATTCCCGGCAGTCGCATGACAAATATTTATCACAGCCATCCGGAATGCGATGACAATAAGTTGCCCGGATTAATTTTGGAATTTGGCGTACTTAATGGCTTTTCAATCAGGCAATTGGCCAAGAAATATCCGAATTCTCGCATATATGGATTCGACTCCTTTGGTGGAAATGAAGTCGAATGGTGCGGTTACAAAATGGGTGAAATGCGGGGCCGCCCGGAGCATCTCCCGGATAATGTGGAGATCATCGCAGGACGCATCGAAAATACTCTACCGGTATTTTTAGACAATTATTCAGGCGATATTAATTTTGCCCATTTCGATGTTGATACTTACGATATATCGAAATTCATTCTCTCTCAAATAAAGGACAGATTAACGGTTGGAAGTATAATCCTTTTTGATGAATATTGGAAATATCGGGATTGTGACGCCGGCGAATTTACCGCCTTTTCGGAATTTCAGAATGAAAATCCCGAGATGCTATTCTCGCAAGTCATGGATAAAAGACATTATATTGACCGGCGGTTGAGTCGGTTTGAACAAAAAGATTATCTGAGAATCGCATTTAAATTTTGGAGAATTCCCGGACTAATCTTTAATCGAATAAAAAGAAAAAATCCATCGCAGGCGTTTAGGTTGTCGGCCTATGATACCCAGACATATCAAAGGGCACTGCCTGATAACCGCAAATTCGGGAAATTGATAATCAAAAACCAAAGATCAGAAGCATGCTCGTGA
- a CDS encoding dockerin type I domain-containing protein, producing the protein MKTKLATIGLIILLLTTSIGLAAEVEKKVADVKQSVSPTESTQDKNELAKLAVKAIMTGEEINWQVISGGGTIEGESSNYKLSSTVGQTAVGEGTGGDKVLNHGFLQTFEAGASGCATAGDANHDGSTNVGDAVYLIAHVFKGGPAPQELNEGDANFDCAVNVGDAVFLIAHVFKGGPPAQCGCVE; encoded by the coding sequence ATGAAAACTAAATTGGCAACGATTGGCCTCATTATACTGCTTCTCACAACATCTATTGGCCTTGCGGCAGAAGTTGAGAAAAAGGTGGCTGACGTAAAACAATCTGTTTCGCCGACAGAGAGCACCCAGGATAAAAATGAGCTGGCAAAGTTGGCTGTAAAAGCCATTATGACCGGTGAAGAGATAAATTGGCAGGTTATATCTGGCGGCGGCACCATTGAAGGCGAATCTTCAAATTATAAATTGAGCAGTACGGTTGGGCAGACCGCCGTTGGAGAGGGCACCGGTGGAGACAAAGTGCTGAACCATGGCTTCCTGCAGACTTTTGAAGCTGGCGCCAGTGGTTGTGCTACCGCGGGCGACGCCAATCATGATGGTTCGACCAATGTCGGCGATGCTGTTTATTTGATTGCTCATGTATTCAAAGGAGGTCCGGCGCCGCAAGAATTGAACGAAGGTGATGCCAATTTTGATTGTGCGGTTAATGTCGGTGATGCGGTCTTTTTGATCGCCCACGTTTTCAAGGGTGGACCCCCGGCGCAGTGCGGTTGTGTGGAGTAA
- a CDS encoding dockerin type I repeat-containing protein, whose protein sequence is MKNKAMCHIAIFAILLFSTGGLADEKADEGINWQAISSGGHMNTSIDTFLISGTVGQTAIGTSLFAENGLSHGFWQRVLIRGNTEPGPNVEVPITDSLIITFDSVISPGITSVIISNPGELTPPEGFKLVPSSPPIYYEITTTADFYGSIRICFTYDENDIQGNESNLRLMHRNDEDPPGWNDITDTVYIDENRICGITDSFSGFSLAEKEYICGDANGDEDINVGDAVFIINHVFKGGPASDPIETCDANCDSDCNVGDAVYLINHVFKGGPAPCESCK, encoded by the coding sequence ATGAAAAATAAAGCAATGTGCCATATCGCCATATTTGCCATACTACTTTTCAGTACAGGCGGTCTGGCCGATGAAAAAGCTGATGAAGGAATAAACTGGCAGGCCATATCCTCAGGCGGTCATATGAATACTTCAATTGACACATTTTTAATCAGCGGAACTGTGGGACAAACCGCTATTGGAACAAGCTTATTTGCTGAGAATGGATTAAGTCACGGGTTTTGGCAACGAGTTTTAATCCGCGGCAATACAGAACCGGGGCCAAACGTTGAAGTACCCATAACGGATAGTCTTATAATTACTTTCGATAGTGTCATTTCACCGGGAATTACAAGCGTCATTATAAGCAATCCGGGTGAATTGACTCCACCAGAAGGGTTCAAGCTAGTCCCAAGCTCTCCCCCTATATATTATGAAATTACAACAACTGCTGATTTTTATGGGAGTATTAGGATATGTTTCACTTATGATGAGAATGATATTCAGGGAAACGAATCGAATTTACGCCTTATGCATAGGAACGATGAAGACCCGCCCGGTTGGAATGATATAACGGATACGGTATATATAGATGAAAACCGGATTTGCGGAATCACGGATTCTTTCTCCGGCTTTAGTTTGGCAGAGAAGGAATATATCTGCGGAGATGCCAATGGCGATGAGGATATTAATGTCGGCGATGCGGTCTTTATCATCAATCACGTATTCAAGGGCGGCCCCGCATCAGATCCGATTGAAACTTGCGATGCCAACTGTGATAGTGACTGCAACGTCGGGGATGCAGTATATTTAATAAATCACGTCTTCAAAGGCGGACCGGCTCCGTGCGAAAGCTGCAAATAA
- a CDS encoding MFS transporter, giving the protein MADLEHISNKRKYRLLFVTALSAFIGTLDASIVNISLPTLSRSFGISIDYVAWVVLAYSLTIASTLLFVGRIAVKKGFRYTYLTGFGLFTIGSCLCGMSVTIWQLIAFRIIHGVGASFMMAAGPALITRAFPVEERGKSMGILATVVGIGLMSGPPVGGLIVSTLGWKWIFFINIPIGIFGYIYSMSTLRGMKPDDPDTKLDIPGGLLQAAAIILILLTLNRLNDPIWTSNTLILMVSLGIFSFALFIIRETRVDSPLVGLGIFRYRQFSLAITSMMVSFICIAAWMILIPFYLEDILRYSPRQVGMVLVTVPLVTVFVAPLAGRISDKIGYRLLTTLGLCISTVGIFLISTLDQNSTRFEIIIRLIVIGIGGGMFQAPNSSAMMSAIPKRISAIASSLLAVARTLGLALGVAISTAIFTYRVQNQSEILDKATAYEKSFTWVVMLFAIVSILAIIISAFRKNRIDQRNLELDH; this is encoded by the coding sequence ATGGCCGATTTGGAACATATTTCAAATAAAAGAAAATACCGTTTATTGTTTGTTACGGCGTTGTCTGCCTTTATAGGCACTCTGGACGCTTCCATCGTCAATATCAGTCTCCCGACTTTGTCCCGAAGTTTCGGTATATCAATCGATTATGTAGCTTGGGTAGTTTTAGCCTATTCTTTGACAATTGCTTCGACACTCCTATTTGTAGGCCGAATTGCCGTTAAAAAAGGATTTCGATATACCTATTTGACTGGTTTTGGTCTGTTTACTATTGGATCCTGTCTCTGTGGTATGTCCGTAACTATATGGCAATTAATAGCTTTTCGAATTATTCATGGCGTAGGCGCTTCGTTTATGATGGCCGCCGGCCCGGCCCTGATAACGCGAGCCTTTCCGGTTGAAGAACGGGGAAAAAGTATGGGGATTCTGGCCACTGTGGTGGGAATTGGTTTGATGTCGGGGCCTCCGGTTGGAGGGTTGATTGTTTCAACCCTGGGCTGGAAATGGATATTTTTCATCAATATCCCCATCGGCATTTTCGGATATATCTATTCAATGAGTACTTTGCGGGGTATGAAGCCCGATGATCCCGATACAAAGCTTGATATTCCGGGAGGATTGCTTCAGGCGGCTGCCATTATCCTGATCCTTTTAACGCTCAATCGTCTTAATGACCCGATCTGGACGTCGAATACCCTTATTTTGATGGTTTCCCTTGGGATATTTTCATTCGCGTTATTTATAATTCGCGAGACCCGGGTTGATTCTCCTCTGGTTGGTCTGGGCATATTTCGGTACAGGCAATTTTCACTGGCCATAACTTCGATGATGGTATCGTTTATCTGTATCGCCGCCTGGATGATCTTGATTCCGTTTTATCTCGAGGATATTCTGCGATATTCTCCGCGTCAAGTCGGGATGGTTTTAGTTACGGTACCATTGGTTACGGTCTTTGTCGCGCCTCTGGCCGGCAGAATATCCGACAAAATCGGGTATCGATTATTGACGACTTTGGGACTTTGCATCTCTACTGTTGGTATTTTTTTGATTTCGACATTAGATCAAAACTCCACTCGATTTGAGATTATCATTCGTCTGATTGTCATTGGGATTGGCGGGGGGATGTTTCAGGCGCCCAATTCATCGGCGATGATGTCGGCTATTCCAAAGAGAATTTCGGCCATCGCCTCCAGTCTGCTGGCTGTTGCCCGGACGCTGGGATTGGCTCTTGGGGTAGCAATATCCACGGCGATATTTACTTACCGGGTCCAAAATCAATCCGAGATTCTGGATAAGGCGACCGCCTACGAGAAGTCATTTACCTGGGTGGTAATGCTTTTCGCGATTGTATCAATTTTGGCGATTATAATATCGGCATTTAGAAAAAACAGAATCGACCAACGGAACCTAGAATTGGACCATTAA
- a CDS encoding sigma-70 family RNA polymerase sigma factor, producing the protein MIAQKTVKIVKLLDERDISGMTDETTRLVLLFREGDRQAFAELVKAFHSRVYALAYKILMNHSDADEVAQETFVRVYSRISQLKSPVRFDSFLFRIATNYAIDLLRKRKGRVVAMGDEGELPGNIQVSLSLRVTDPEKTLENKQLLDAIIKAAEELPPRQKVTLVLHDIEGRSKEEIARILECPEATVRSNLHIARNKLKQKLSKFLSM; encoded by the coding sequence TTGATTGCACAAAAGACCGTCAAAATCGTCAAGCTTTTAGACGAAAGAGATATCAGCGGGATGACAGATGAGACAACCCGTCTGGTGTTGCTTTTCCGAGAGGGTGACAGGCAGGCGTTTGCCGAGTTGGTCAAGGCGTTTCACAGTAGGGTTTATGCCTTGGCCTACAAGATACTAATGAATCACTCTGACGCCGATGAAGTTGCCCAGGAAACTTTCGTCCGGGTCTATAGCCGGATTAGTCAATTGAAATCTCCGGTTAGGTTTGATTCGTTTTTATTCCGGATCGCCACAAATTATGCAATTGATTTGTTGCGCAAAAGAAAAGGCAGGGTGGTGGCGATGGGGGATGAAGGTGAACTTCCGGGGAATATTCAAGTTTCCCTTTCCTTAAGGGTAACCGACCCGGAAAAGACCCTTGAAAATAAGCAGCTATTGGACGCGATTATTAAAGCAGCGGAGGAGCTTCCTCCAAGACAAAAGGTAACTCTGGTTTTGCATGATATAGAGGGCCGGTCGAAGGAAGAAATTGCCCGGATTCTCGAATGTCCGGAAGCTACGGTGAGGTCAAATTTGCATATTGCGCGTAACAAACTGAAACAAAAACTTTCTAAGTTTTTATCGATGTGA
- a CDS encoding zf-HC2 domain-containing protein: MSNRHISYLIGDFLDGELTPEKHQEVLDHFSRCPSCARELEQYQRLKSIMGRIETPDPGEDYFTALSDTILNRTEHLHPVPEPETTVHRQSLTRQHIYKLLIRVAAVITLLFVSLFATEFKSRMHVSQAGNRAIEIRADGKNIAGWTGNIPPGVSNPIDFSNETTEKIKNK, encoded by the coding sequence ATGTCAAACCGCCACATTTCTTATTTAATCGGAGATTTTCTTGACGGAGAATTAACTCCGGAAAAACATCAGGAGGTTTTGGATCATTTCTCTCGCTGTCCCTCATGCGCGAGGGAATTGGAGCAGTACCAGCGGCTCAAATCAATAATGGGCCGGATCGAAACGCCCGATCCCGGTGAGGATTATTTCACGGCTTTATCCGATACTATATTAAATAGAACGGAGCATCTTCACCCGGTGCCTGAACCGGAAACAACCGTTCATCGGCAGAGTTTAACTCGCCAGCATATTTACAAACTGCTTATTCGAGTCGCGGCGGTGATAACGCTTCTTTTTGTTTCACTGTTCGCCACCGAATTTAAATCGCGCATGCACGTATCGCAAGCTGGTAATCGGGCCATAGAAATTAGAGCGGACGGGAAAAATATCGCCGGATGGACAGGAAATATTCCCCCTGGCGTAAGCAATCCCATAGATTTTTCAAATGAAACAACCGAGAAAATTAAGAATAAATAG
- a CDS encoding phosphopentomutase — MNDIFRVIFMVLDACGIGELPDADKYGDEGSATLQNTAATVGGLNLPILESFGLGNIDTIQGLDTVNDSRASFGKMAEKSAGKDSTSGHWEHFGVILEKPFPTYPDGFPESLIKKFSEQSGYKVVGNEPASGTEIIVRLGQTHLDTQALIVYTSADSVFQIAAHESIVPPDELYRICGIARNLLTGEHNVGRVIARPFEGRPDGFVRTPRRKDFSALPASPFVNQKLVEANIPVIAIGKIYEIMAGLGISEKITASGNDDCMDKTIAALDSYSSGLIMTNLVDFDMLWGHRNDYKSFANGLEIFDAQLENLIGKLKDRDLLIITADHGCDPTTPSTDHSREYVPLLVYRPGMPKGINLGIRESFADTGKTIADIFKIDYPFPGKSFLGEIQ; from the coding sequence ATGAACGATATATTCCGAGTCATATTCATGGTTCTCGACGCCTGCGGTATCGGTGAATTGCCCGACGCCGACAAGTATGGCGACGAAGGCTCCGCCACTCTCCAGAATACGGCTGCAACCGTAGGCGGACTCAACCTGCCTATTCTCGAATCGTTCGGCTTGGGAAATATCGATACGATTCAGGGGTTAGATACGGTTAACGATTCACGGGCCTCGTTTGGAAAAATGGCCGAAAAGTCCGCGGGCAAAGATTCCACCTCCGGTCACTGGGAACATTTTGGAGTCATTCTTGAAAAGCCGTTTCCGACCTATCCCGACGGATTCCCCGAATCTCTGATTAAGAAATTCTCCGAACAAAGCGGCTACAAAGTAGTTGGCAATGAACCGGCATCGGGAACGGAAATAATCGTGCGATTGGGGCAAACACATTTGGACACGCAAGCCCTTATAGTCTATACATCCGCAGATTCAGTTTTCCAAATTGCCGCCCATGAATCAATCGTGCCTCCTGATGAGCTATATAGAATATGCGGGATCGCGAGAAATTTACTTACCGGCGAACATAATGTTGGGCGCGTTATTGCCCGACCATTTGAGGGGCGGCCGGATGGCTTTGTGAGAACGCCTCGGCGAAAAGATTTTTCCGCCCTCCCCGCCTCCCCCTTTGTCAATCAGAAATTAGTCGAGGCGAATATTCCGGTTATCGCCATCGGCAAAATTTATGAAATTATGGCCGGACTGGGCATATCGGAAAAGATCACCGCCAGTGGCAATGACGACTGTATGGATAAAACGATTGCCGCCCTTGATTCTTATTCATCCGGCCTGATTATGACAAACCTGGTTGATTTTGACATGCTCTGGGGACATCGTAATGATTATAAATCATTCGCAAACGGATTAGAGATATTTGATGCCCAACTCGAGAATCTTATCGGTAAATTAAAGGACCGCGATCTTTTAATTATCACCGCCGATCACGGATGCGACCCGACCACGCCTTCAACCGATCACAGCCGTGAATACGTTCCTCTTTTGGTTTACCGGCCGGGTATGCCGAAAGGAATAAATCTCGGCATCAGGGAATCTTTTGCCGATACCGGGAAAACAATCGCGGATATATTTAAAATTGATTATCCTTTTCCCGGAAAATCTTTTTTAGGAGAAATACAATGA
- the deoC gene encoding deoxyribose-phosphate aldolase: MIDLARFFDHTLLKSDATENDIRNLCHEAVKFNFYSVVVNPVRVSVAVEEIKNSNVKIGAVSGFPLGTNTTHIKKVEALRAELDGADEIDVVANLGWFKSGDFTAVENELTEIRKSLANSTILKVIIETPILNADIWLDACRAVINSGADFIKSATGFAGPTPVEHIRKLKEICRDQIHIKAAGGIKSAETAREMIIAGASRIGCSSSVEIMNQIST; the protein is encoded by the coding sequence ATGATCGATCTGGCCCGATTTTTTGACCATACTCTACTGAAGTCGGATGCAACCGAAAATGATATCAGAAATCTGTGCCATGAAGCGGTAAAATTTAATTTCTATTCAGTTGTTGTTAATCCTGTCCGGGTTTCCGTTGCCGTTGAAGAAATTAAAAATTCAAATGTGAAAATCGGCGCCGTTTCCGGCTTTCCCCTGGGAACCAATACGACTCATATAAAAAAGGTCGAAGCGTTGCGGGCTGAACTGGACGGTGCTGATGAAATCGACGTCGTCGCTAATCTGGGTTGGTTCAAAAGTGGAGATTTTACGGCGGTTGAAAACGAATTGACCGAAATACGAAAGTCGCTTGCCAACTCGACTATTTTGAAAGTGATCATCGAAACCCCTATTCTGAATGCCGACATATGGCTTGACGCCTGCCGGGCGGTAATCAATTCCGGAGCGGATTTTATCAAGAGCGCGACCGGTTTTGCCGGTCCTACCCCGGTTGAGCATATTCGTAAACTCAAGGAAATTTGCCGGGATCAGATTCACATCAAGGCGGCCGGGGGAATTAAATCGGCTGAAACCGCAAGAGAAATGATAATAGCCGGAGCCTCTCGCATTGGCTGCTCCTCATCGGTAGAAATTATGAACCAAATTTCGACATAA
- a CDS encoding archaemetzincin produces MSLLRAKIVIVPLGDVDLTLVNRLAGSIGGVFNRGVDILKGMRMPQEAFNETRNQYYARIILSKLERIKANARETIVGICEEDIYLPNRHFVLGYADNLSSTGVVSLFHFRQEFYGLPDDEKQIYPRLYKETIHQMAHIYSIPACSNPSCVHYDSTEMLDIDNKSDKLCDICVRNLQQVRTT; encoded by the coding sequence ATGAGTCTATTGCGGGCTAAAATCGTAATCGTTCCCCTCGGTGATGTTGACTTAACTCTGGTCAATCGCCTGGCCGGTTCTATCGGAGGCGTTTTCAATCGCGGCGTTGACATTCTCAAAGGCATGCGGATGCCGCAGGAAGCATTCAATGAAACCCGCAATCAATATTACGCCCGGATTATTTTATCCAAACTGGAACGGATCAAAGCCAACGCGCGTGAAACGATAGTCGGAATTTGCGAAGAGGACATATATTTGCCCAATCGCCATTTTGTTCTCGGCTATGCCGATAATTTGAGTTCTACCGGAGTTGTCTCGCTCTTTCATTTCCGCCAGGAATTCTACGGCCTCCCCGATGACGAAAAACAGATTTATCCTCGCCTATATAAAGAAACAATTCACCAGATGGCGCATATTTATTCCATCCCTGCCTGTTCCAATCCCAGTTGTGTTCATTATGATTCCACGGAAATGCTCGACATCGACAACAAATCGGATAAACTGTGCGATATCTGCGTCAGGAACCTGCAACAGGTACGCACCACATGA